CATCTGCACGCCCACCGACACCCACGCGACGCTCGCCCACTGGGCCGCCGGGGCCGGCCGGCACGTCGTCTGCGAGAAGCCGCTCGCCCGCGACCCCGCCGAGGGCCGGACGATGATCGACGCGTGCATCGACGCCGGCGTCGGGCTGTGCGTGGCGCAGGTCCTGCGCTACTTCCCGGCGTACGTCATCGCCCGGGACGCCGTCGCCGCCGGCCGGATCGGGCGGCCGACGGAGTTCACGTTCTTCCGGGAGGTGGAGAGCCCGGGGGCGCAGACCTGGTTCGCCGACGTGTCCCGGTCCGGCGGCATCCTGGTCGACCTGGCCATCCACGACCTCGACTACGCGCGCTGGGTGGGCGGCGAGGTGGGCGAGGTGGTCGGCCGTACGACACCGCGCGCAGGTGCCGGCGCCCCGCTGCGCAGCACCGCGACGCTCACCCACGTCGACGGCGTGACCACCCGGGTCGAGGCGGTCTGGGACGTGCCGGGCACCTCGGTGCGCTCGACGTTCGAACTGGCGGGTGACGAGGGTGTGCTGCGGTTCGACTCCGCGCCGGCGCAGGTGCTGACCGACGGGACCGGTGCGGTGCTGTACGCCGACGACGGTTCGGTCGACCCGTTCGCCGAGCAGTTCGCCGAGTTCCTCACCGCGTTCACCGGAGGCGTGGAGCCGCGGGTCACCGCCGAGGACGGCCTGACCGCGCTGGCGATAGCGCTGGCCGGTGAGGAGTCGGCGCGTATGGGCCGTCCGGTCGACCCCGCGAGCCTGCTCCGCTGACGGGCGTTCGCGTCGTCCCTGCCTGTCTCTGTCCCTGTGCTGGTTGCCGTTGCCCCCGACTCTGGCTGTCGTGACCGGGACCGGTCGCGGCAATGGCGTACGAAGATCCACTCCGGACCGAAACCCGTTAACGTGACCCGCACGCACCCCGCTCTTTCCTCGGGTGCCGGTTCGTCTCACGGGTCAGGTCACACCGTCACCAGGCGTTCGTTCGCCGTCCACGCGTATGCCCCGCCGTCGTGCGGGGGTGCCGGTGGGATGGGTGCCCTACCCCTGTTGCCGGGAAGGGAGCAGTTCGTGTTTCGACGTACGCCACGACTCACGCGTGCACTCACATTCGTGGGGGCGGCAGCACTCGCCCTCGCCACCTCCGTCGGGTTCGCGGCCGCGCCGGCCAGCGCCGACCAGACCAGCGCCGACCAGGCCCAGCCGGTACGGGTGCGGGTGGCCAGCTACAACATCCACCACGGTGCGGGCCCGGACAACGTGCTCGACCTGCCCGACGTGGCCAACGAGATCCGCGGCCTGCGCGCGGACGTGATCGGACTACAGGAGGTCGACCGGCACTGGGGCGACCGCAGCGACAACCTCGACGAGGCCGCCTGGCTGGCCGACCGGCTGGACATGTACGTCGCCTACGCCGCCAACCTCGACCTGGACCCGGCCACGCCGGGCGGGGAGCGCCGGCAGTACGGCACCGCGATCCTGTCCCGGTTCCCGATCCTGTCCTCCACCAACACGTTGCTGCCGAAGTTCGGTGACCACGAACAGCGCGGCCTGCTCGTCGCCGACATCAAGGTGCGCGGCGTGATGATGCGATTCGCCAACACGCACCTGCAGCACAACGACAACCTCGAACGCCAGGCGCAGGCGCGGCGGATCGTCGAACTGCTCGGTGACAGCCCGACCCGGACCTTCCTCACCGGCGACCTGAACGCCAGCGCGGGTGCGGCCGAGATCCAGATCCTGACCGACGTGTTCACCGACTCCTGGGCGGCCGTCGGCGTGGGTGACGGGTTCACCTACTCCCAGGAGGACCCGCACAACCGGATCGACTTCGTGATGTCGTCGCCGGACGTGCAGCCGCTGCACGCCCGGGTGGCCACCGAGGCCGACGGCTCGGACCACCTGCCGGTGGTGGCCGACTTCGCCGTCCGCCGCTGACCGCTTGGCGGTTGCGGCCGCCACAGCCGTAGCGTGGGCCGGGTGAGCAGCCTGCCGTTCCACGTGGAACACGAACACCCGCACGGCCCTTCGGAGGGCGGTGGCCGCGATCAGGCCGCCGCCCTTCGCGTCGTCTCGTACAACATCCACCACGGGGCGGACACCGCCGATCGGCTCGACCTCGCGCGGACCGCCGCGGTGCTCGCGCGTTCCGGGGCCGACCTGATAGGTTTGCAGGAGGTCGACCGGCACTGGTCCGAGCGCAGCGCGTTCGCCGACCAGGCGAAGTGGCTGGCGACGACCCTCGGCATGCACGTGGCATACGCCGCCAATCTCGATCTCGATCCGCTTGATCCCGACTCGCTCGGTCCCGACCTTGATCCCGACTCGCCCGGTCCCGGGCGGCAGCGTCGGCAGTACGGCCTCGCGGTGCTGTCCCGCTTCCCGATCCTGACGGTGGTGCACGAGCTGCTGCCGCCTGGTCCGGACTCCGAGCCGGACCTGGAGCCGCGCGGACTGCTGGCCGTCGAGGTCGACGTCGACGGGGAGCGGTTGTGCTTCGCGACCACGCACCTGTCCGAGGCCGATCCGCGCGCCCGGGAGAGCGAGGCCACCAGGGTCGCAGAGATCCTCGGTGCCGCGCCGCGGCGAACCATCCTCACCGGAGACCTGAACGCCCAGCCCACCGCGCCGGAGACCAAGCCGCTCACCGGCGTACTCACCGACGCCTGGCCGGACGGGGACGCCGACCCTGACGCGGACCCCGGCCACACGATTCCGGTCGCCGGCCCGGACCGGCGGATCGACTACGTGCTCGTCTCACCCGACCTGACGGCCGAACGCGCGTGGGTGCTCACCGACGCCGACGCCTCCGACCACCTGCCGGTCGTCGCCGACGTACGGCTCTGAACCCGGGTCCGAACCCCGTCTGAACCAGCGACTCAGTCGACCAGGGTTTCCGGCAGCCGGTCCAGGATCTGCGTCACGGTCTGGTCCGGCGTCTGGTCGGAGGTGTCCAGCCAGAGCCCGAGCCGGGGCGTCTCGAGACGGAGCGCGGCGTCCAGGTCGGCGGCCGTCCAGCCATCGGCGTACCCCGTCTTGGTCCGGCCGGACTCCCGGCGCTCCACCACCTCCGGCCGGGGCGCGAGGACGACCACGCCCACCGGGCGGGTGGCCAGCGACTTCACGTACTCCGTCAGGTGCCGTCCGATGATGATGTCCTGGACGACGGCGGTGTAGCCGGCCTCGGCGTAGGCGTCGGCGACCGAGACGGAGATCCGGTAGCGCAGGCGGAGTTCGGCGTCCATGGCCTCGCCGCCGTCCGGCACGATCGGCGCCGACCCCGACACGATCATCCGGCGGAACACGTCGCCGCGTACGTGCGCGGACCGGTCCAGGCGTTCGGCCAGCAACTGCGCCACGGTCGACTTGCCGGCGGCCATGATGCCGGTCACCACGATGACCTTGGGCACGTCGGGCGCCTCGGGCGCCCTGGGCGATACGGGGTGGGGGACCATCGGGACCATCGCCCCATCGTGCCGGGCGGGCGCGCAGCGGTGCACCTGGTTTGGCTGCCGTCGACCCCGCCCGCCGGCGCCGGCCTGCGGAGCCGGCCCGCTGAGCCGACGGGCCTGCCGCTGCCGGGCCGGACGCCCACGGTGAGAGGGGCGACATACCCGTGCCACCACGCGTACGCCGATGGTGGGATGCCGGGAGCGGGCGTGCTCGGCGTCCGCGTGCTTCTGTGCTTTCTGCCTTTCCCAAGGGGGCCGGCCGTGGCTGTCGTACGACTGAACTCCTGTGCCGGCGAGCTCGTCGAGGTGCCCGAGGGAGCGGTGGAGCGGTTCGCGGACGACCTGCGCGGCCGCCTCGTCCAGCCCATAGACCCCGAGTACGACACGGCCCGGTCGGTGTGGAACGGCCTGGTCGACAAGCGGCCCGGGCTGATCGCCCGCTGCGCCGACTCCGGCGACGTCGCCACCGCGGTGAACTTCGCCCGCGAGCACGACCTGCTCCTCGCCGTCCGTGGTGGCGGACACAACGTCTCCGGGGTCGCGTCGTGTGACGGCGGCCTGGTCGTCGACCTGTCCCCGATGAGCGCCGCCCTGACCAATCCGGCCACCGAGATCGTCCGCGCCCAGGGCGGCGTCCGCATCGCCGACCTCGACCAGGCGACGCAGCCGTTCAACCTGGCCGTCCCGATGGGCGTGGTGAGCGACACCGGTGCGGCCGGCCTCACACTCGGCGGCGGGTTCGGCTGGATGGCCCGCAAGCACGGGCTGAGCTGCGACAACCTGCTGTCCGCGGAGGTGGTGACCTCCGACGGGGGTACGGTCCGCGCCGGGTCGAAGCCAAGCGAGGACCCGGATCTGCTGTGGGCGCTGCGCGGAGGCGGCGGCAATTTCGGGATCGTGACGGAGTTCGAGTTCCGTGCGCACCCGGTCGGGCCGGACGTGTTCTGCGCGCTGGTCGTGCACGCCGGCGCGGACGCGGGCGAGGTGCTGCGGGCGATCCGGTCGTGGAAGGACACGGTCCCGGACGAGGTGGCCTCGATCGCCATCCTGATGGACGGGCCGCCGATGGAGGGATTCCCGCAAGAGTACGTCGGCCGGCCGGTGCTGATCCACCTCGCCACGTACGTCGGCGACCCCGACGAGGGCGAGCGCGCGCTGGCCCCGGCCCGCGCCCTCGGCCGGCCGGTCGCCGACCTCAGCGGGCGACGTACGTACCTCGAACTGCAGCAGTTCCTCGACGACGACTATCCCGCGCACGAGCTCCGCTACTACTGGAAGTCGCGCTTCCTCACCGGGCTGGACGACATGCTCATC
This Actinopolymorpha cephalotaxi DNA region includes the following protein-coding sequences:
- a CDS encoding Gfo/Idh/MocA family protein, with amino-acid sequence MTEPADGPSDGPSDGPSDGARTLDATARARVAIVGTGEMARRHVESWHRLGAEVVVHSRSAERGRAFASEHGVRSVTAPDEVLTAADVIDICTPTDTHATLAHWAAGAGRHVVCEKPLARDPAEGRTMIDACIDAGVGLCVAQVLRYFPAYVIARDAVAAGRIGRPTEFTFFREVESPGAQTWFADVSRSGGILVDLAIHDLDYARWVGGEVGEVVGRTTPRAGAGAPLRSTATLTHVDGVTTRVEAVWDVPGTSVRSTFELAGDEGVLRFDSAPAQVLTDGTGAVLYADDGSVDPFAEQFAEFLTAFTGGVEPRVTAEDGLTALAIALAGEESARMGRPVDPASLLR
- a CDS encoding endonuclease/exonuclease/phosphatase family protein, whose product is MGAAALALATSVGFAAAPASADQTSADQAQPVRVRVASYNIHHGAGPDNVLDLPDVANEIRGLRADVIGLQEVDRHWGDRSDNLDEAAWLADRLDMYVAYAANLDLDPATPGGERRQYGTAILSRFPILSSTNTLLPKFGDHEQRGLLVADIKVRGVMMRFANTHLQHNDNLERQAQARRIVELLGDSPTRTFLTGDLNASAGAAEIQILTDVFTDSWAAVGVGDGFTYSQEDPHNRIDFVMSSPDVQPLHARVATEADGSDHLPVVADFAVRR
- a CDS encoding endonuclease/exonuclease/phosphatase family protein, producing the protein MSSLPFHVEHEHPHGPSEGGGRDQAAALRVVSYNIHHGADTADRLDLARTAAVLARSGADLIGLQEVDRHWSERSAFADQAKWLATTLGMHVAYAANLDLDPLDPDSLGPDLDPDSPGPGRQRRQYGLAVLSRFPILTVVHELLPPGPDSEPDLEPRGLLAVEVDVDGERLCFATTHLSEADPRARESEATRVAEILGAAPRRTILTGDLNAQPTAPETKPLTGVLTDAWPDGDADPDADPGHTIPVAGPDRRIDYVLVSPDLTAERAWVLTDADASDHLPVVADVRL
- a CDS encoding AAA family ATPase, yielding MVPMVPHPVSPRAPEAPDVPKVIVVTGIMAAGKSTVAQLLAERLDRSAHVRGDVFRRMIVSGSAPIVPDGGEAMDAELRLRYRISVSVADAYAEAGYTAVVQDIIIGRHLTEYVKSLATRPVGVVVLAPRPEVVERRESGRTKTGYADGWTAADLDAALRLETPRLGLWLDTSDQTPDQTVTQILDRLPETLVD
- a CDS encoding FAD-binding oxidoreductase, which gives rise to MAVVRLNSCAGELVEVPEGAVERFADDLRGRLVQPIDPEYDTARSVWNGLVDKRPGLIARCADSGDVATAVNFAREHDLLLAVRGGGHNVSGVASCDGGLVVDLSPMSAALTNPATEIVRAQGGVRIADLDQATQPFNLAVPMGVVSDTGAAGLTLGGGFGWMARKHGLSCDNLLSAEVVTSDGGTVRAGSKPSEDPDLLWALRGGGGNFGIVTEFEFRAHPVGPDVFCALVVHAGADAGEVLRAIRSWKDTVPDEVASIAILMDGPPMEGFPQEYVGRPVLIHLATYVGDPDEGERALAPARALGRPVADLSGRRTYLELQQFLDDDYPAHELRYYWKSRFLTGLDDMLIDTIVSLGEAAPSPRSSIDVWPLGGAMARVPAGDTAFGDRSMPYMLGIEANWERPEDDDANIAWAREVYERTGAYSDGREYVNFPGFYEADELARSTFGGNYTRLVELKRRFDPHNLFRLNHNISPTG